One window from the genome of Pedobacter schmidteae encodes:
- a CDS encoding RagB/SusD family nutrient uptake outer membrane protein, which produces MKTKYLIILCSLFVIFSISSCKKWLDVSSNTEIVSEQQFSDVTGFRDAVVGVYVKMAKPDMYAMEMTWRTVEFLSQQYAVVSGAPDLNVPKYLWTTSPLPAKRESIWLATYSTIANINQVLKYQAKNRSVFAQYPITDSLIRGEMLGLRAFLHLDLMRLYGKGNLGNRPELQNALAIPYVTDFSRVPTSQRSYKETMALMKQDIEEAIRYLECDPLSRLRGTNVNYWAQEAANGFISTSSSGTANPNRKMRMNYWAAKALYARILMWEGTSESKAQALKVALEVIGQPSGNGIGIGPGAYYSWVTSSGINGPFWYSSDLSFVNEHLFTLQVEKFLAIQETSSYNYNWFYSGSPNNQYSVVFLSTARRNTVFEAGTSLIDVDWRATKGLFADGSGLTNWTIAKFYNKLETPATYSKRMPLIRISEMYYIAAECFLEPGANYDKSKALAALNKVRNQRNIPASLDLSASLSDVKIREEITKEYMKEFIAEGQLFYYYKRQGARFIPGFAEEMTDVQYQMPMPDSEVANGGVRVN; this is translated from the coding sequence ATGAAAACGAAATACTTAATTATACTATGCTCACTGTTTGTGATCTTCAGCATTTCATCTTGTAAGAAATGGCTGGATGTAAGTTCAAATACGGAGATTGTAAGTGAACAACAATTTAGCGATGTAACGGGGTTTAGAGATGCCGTAGTGGGTGTATATGTTAAAATGGCGAAGCCCGACATGTATGCAATGGAAATGACCTGGCGGACGGTTGAGTTTCTTTCCCAGCAGTATGCGGTAGTTTCTGGTGCCCCCGATTTGAACGTACCTAAATACCTGTGGACGACAAGCCCCTTACCAGCTAAAAGGGAAAGCATTTGGCTGGCCACTTACAGTACCATCGCAAATATTAATCAGGTTTTAAAATACCAGGCCAAGAATAGAAGTGTTTTTGCACAGTACCCCATTACAGATTCCTTGATTAGGGGTGAAATGTTAGGATTAAGGGCATTTTTGCATCTCGACCTCATGCGTTTATACGGAAAGGGAAATTTGGGGAACAGACCGGAATTGCAAAATGCATTGGCCATTCCTTATGTCACTGACTTTAGCAGGGTTCCCACGTCGCAACGTAGTTATAAGGAAACCATGGCATTGATGAAGCAGGACATTGAAGAAGCCATAAGGTATCTGGAATGTGATCCATTAAGTAGGTTGAGAGGTACCAATGTTAATTATTGGGCACAGGAGGCGGCTAATGGATTTATTTCAACCAGTTCAAGTGGAACAGCCAATCCTAATCGTAAAATGCGCATGAACTATTGGGCTGCAAAGGCCTTGTATGCGCGTATTTTGATGTGGGAAGGAACTTCTGAAAGCAAAGCCCAGGCATTAAAAGTAGCGCTGGAAGTAATTGGGCAACCTTCAGGAAATGGAATAGGAATTGGTCCTGGCGCTTACTATTCATGGGTAACTTCGTCTGGTATTAATGGACCATTTTGGTATTCAAGTGATTTGTCGTTTGTGAACGAGCATTTATTTACGCTGCAGGTAGAAAAGTTTTTGGCCATTCAGGAGACCTCTTCCTATAACTACAACTGGTTTTATAGTGGATCTCCTAACAATCAATATTCTGTGGTGTTTTTGAGCACTGCACGAAGAAACACGGTGTTTGAGGCAGGTACAAGTTTAATAGATGTTGATTGGCGCGCTACGAAAGGACTTTTTGCCGATGGATCGGGACTTACCAATTGGACCATAGCCAAGTTCTATAATAAATTAGAGACTCCTGCTACTTATAGTAAGCGTATGCCTTTGATCCGGATTTCTGAAATGTACTATATAGCTGCTGAGTGTTTTTTAGAACCAGGTGCCAATTACGATAAATCAAAAGCCTTGGCTGCCCTTAACAAAGTAAGAAACCAGCGAAATATTCCTGCATCGCTTGATTTAAGTGCCAGTTTGAGTGATGTTAAAATCAGGGAAGAGATTACAAAGGAATATATGAAAGAGTTCATTGCCGAAGGACAATTGTTCTATTATTATAAGCGGCAAGGAGCCCGGTTTATACCTGGCTTTGCAGAAGAGATGACAGATGTTCAGTATCAGATGCCTATGCCGGATTCGGAGGTTGCAAATGGTGGTGTTCGTGTAAATTAA
- a CDS encoding DUF4843 domain-containing protein — protein sequence MNKIKGILVLGLLTLISLNSCKKEEIQYFTGDNSANFWIHSLNHSLFGASSAQLPQDTVVLNLSIVGKMANYDRVVKAVADEDPVGTPEDSRLTTATPDQYKILDGIIPANKLKGEIRVVVKNDDILATKADLKLRIKMVENKDFKVGLKENYYLNLKWSRLILQPSTWSGMRFFFCATYSTQVYKIFMEVTGLKQFYYYEGLVSSAEGSVMGTNFAKRVRELSQQQGSPLLHDDGPSKGLPIIPIY from the coding sequence ATGAATAAGATCAAAGGAATTTTAGTGCTGGGATTGCTCACACTTATTTCGTTAAATAGTTGTAAAAAAGAGGAAATTCAATATTTCACTGGAGATAACTCGGCAAATTTTTGGATTCACTCGCTTAATCACTCTTTGTTTGGGGCCAGTTCGGCTCAGTTGCCACAAGATACTGTGGTGCTGAACTTATCCATCGTTGGTAAAATGGCCAATTATGACAGGGTGGTTAAAGCGGTAGCAGATGAAGACCCTGTGGGTACGCCCGAAGACAGCCGTTTGACTACGGCTACGCCAGATCAGTATAAAATATTAGATGGTATTATACCTGCCAACAAACTGAAAGGAGAGATACGGGTAGTGGTTAAAAACGACGATATACTGGCCACAAAGGCCGATCTGAAGCTGAGGATTAAAATGGTAGAGAATAAAGATTTTAAGGTGGGGTTGAAAGAAAATTACTATTTGAACTTAAAGTGGTCACGTTTGATTTTGCAGCCCTCAACCTGGAGCGGTATGCGGTTTTTCTTTTGCGCCACTTACAGTACTCAGGTCTATAAAATATTTATGGAGGTGACCGGACTGAAACAGTTTTATTATTATGAAGGTTTAGTTTCTTCAGCAGAAGGGAGTGTCATGGGGACAAACTTCGCCAAAAGAGTACGGGAGTTGAGCCAACAACAAGGTTCGCCATTGTTGCATGATGATGGGCCGAGTAAAGGATTGCCGATCATACCTATTTATTAA
- a CDS encoding PKD-like family lipoprotein, translating into MRKLLNILGCLAMTTIVFISCDFKDKGLLEVSPISDILIDTTGIPATQSLDRGDELIIKPKISRAGVKEGDLSYEWRITKRPGNALADYDLIGKEEHLKAVITLAPSTDAYMLWLRVTDKSTGLISGLTWPVVVETPVNQGLVVADSDDGVNSDLSVIQDTIFTFNWYVNINATPIVRKPTLIRKNEFSRVHKRKFKGIINSLFAQRLYFEGIYRNFLHGASRTDAFRINTIDYSILAEGKQLFYDPTVVLNIDRYFVNVGKGIIMNSNKVCARETERNTDIGYAKFGIPKPGDYKANKHIAVHPTLGSNAIFYDEGLGKFLMIGSYYETNNKPQEGGVETLPFAPRNLPGYTVLGGGIGNLAEVRFVLKKEDYYGVFTLTSAGVPRRVLDISNAPDIKNAVSFVFPSDQAVIYYATASQVYSIRIPQGSAPTYTHLYSSPEPITMLEMLRRSGSRTVQYTERCLLAITYNGNEGKVTTLPIPSSGLDLGIIDLSRSAVFGGFKKISAVAVQE; encoded by the coding sequence ATGAGAAAGCTGTTAAATATATTGGGCTGTTTGGCCATGACAACCATAGTGTTCATTTCCTGCGATTTTAAAGATAAGGGATTGCTGGAGGTTAGCCCCATAAGTGATATCCTGATTGACACTACCGGAATTCCTGCTACACAGTCGCTGGATCGCGGAGATGAATTGATCATAAAACCTAAAATCTCGAGAGCGGGAGTGAAGGAAGGAGATCTTTCATATGAATGGCGAATTACCAAAAGACCGGGAAATGCGCTTGCGGATTATGATTTAATTGGAAAAGAAGAGCACCTTAAGGCAGTCATTACCCTGGCACCTTCTACTGATGCTTATATGTTATGGTTGCGTGTTACTGATAAAAGTACCGGTTTAATCAGTGGACTTACCTGGCCGGTTGTTGTTGAAACTCCGGTAAACCAGGGTCTTGTTGTGGCAGATTCTGATGACGGTGTAAATTCTGATTTATCTGTTATCCAGGATACTATATTTACGTTTAACTGGTATGTGAATATCAATGCTACACCAATTGTAAGAAAGCCAACACTGATACGGAAGAACGAATTTTCGAGGGTACATAAAAGAAAATTTAAGGGCATTATCAATTCCCTGTTTGCACAAAGACTATATTTTGAGGGGATTTATCGCAATTTCCTTCATGGGGCATCCAGGACAGATGCGTTTCGTATCAATACGATTGATTATTCAATTTTAGCTGAAGGGAAACAGTTGTTTTATGATCCTACAGTGGTGTTAAATATAGATCGATATTTCGTGAATGTTGGAAAGGGGATCATCATGAATTCCAATAAGGTATGCGCCAGAGAAACCGAACGCAATACGGATATCGGTTATGCTAAATTTGGAATTCCTAAGCCTGGTGACTATAAGGCCAATAAACACATTGCTGTGCATCCTACGCTTGGTTCCAACGCTATTTTTTACGATGAAGGTTTAGGGAAGTTCCTGATGATCGGGTCTTATTATGAGACTAATAATAAGCCACAGGAAGGAGGGGTGGAAACCTTGCCCTTTGCACCCCGTAATTTGCCCGGATATACTGTTTTAGGAGGTGGTATTGGTAATTTGGCAGAGGTTCGTTTTGTGCTGAAAAAGGAAGATTATTATGGTGTATTTACCTTAACCAGTGCCGGGGTTCCAAGAAGGGTACTAGATATTAGTAATGCACCGGATATTAAAAATGCCGTTAGTTTTGTATTTCCCAGTGATCAGGCCGTAATTTATTATGCAACGGCGAGCCAGGTCTATTCTATCCGTATTCCGCAGGGAAGTGCACCAACATATACGCATTTATACAGTAGCCCGGAACCCATTACCATGCTCGAAATGTTGCGCCGTTCGGGTTCAAGAACAGTACAGTATACCGAACGCTGTTTACTAGCCATTACCTATAATGGCAATGAAGGCAAGGTTACTACGCTGCCTATCCCAAGTAGTGGCCTTGATTTAGGAATAATTGACCTAAGCCGCTCTGCAGTTTTCGGAGGGTTTAAAAAAATATCTGCCGTAGCTGTGCAGGAATAA